The bacterium sequence AATTTGCAATATTCTTATGATTTCTCGGTGCGTAATTTCGTGATAGCTTGCTTAAGCATGGGAACTTCGGGATGATTCGGATAAAAGGTAATCACTTTTTCCCACATCTCGGCGGCCCCGGCCCGGTCCCCGAGGCTCATACGCGCAATTCCCAGATTCATCAATGACTGCAGGTGCTTGGGATTAATAGACAAGGACTTGTTGTACAGGTCGATCGCCTTCTGGTATTCGCCCATCCACATATGAGAAGTCCCAAGATCTGTAATCAAATCGATATTGGAAGGATCACGCACGAGGGCTTTTTCATACCACTGGATTGCTTCGTAATAGTTCTTAAGATCAAAGTTAAGATTCGCAATAGAGACTGTGGCTTCCTGGTTGTTCGGATCTTTCTTCAAGATCTCCTGTTGTTCCGCGATCCGGGATTTCAACGCAGATTCATCGATCGGAGGATGCCCATCCGGAAGCTGTCCTTGTTCCTGGGGCGCTGTACTCTGATTTGAGGATGTTGTCATTTCTTGAGGCCCAGGCGCGGACACAACCTGTCTAGGACCATTCGAATTTGCTATCAAAACTCCAAGGATCACGCCGATTACCATGCCTGCAAGAGCAAAAATCAGATTATCTTTTGACATTTCCAGTTCTCTTCCGTTGAGGAGTATAACACCACAATGAGCATCGTATTTTATGATATTCTTTTCAAGTATTCCAAATCCCTGGTCCCGGGAGGTCCCTCACACCCCTGATGAAGAGAGTCCTATTCATTCCCGTTTTCATCTTCTGTACAGTCATTTCCTGGAGTCAGCAAGTGCAGGAAACCGTCAGAGTAGATCTGGTCAATGTGTATCTATCGGCAACGGATTCCAAAGGACACTTCATCACCGATTTAAAACCAGATGAGCTGATCCTCAAAGAAAATGGAACAGCTCAGAGCATCACTCATTTTTCGAACTTCGCCAACGAGCAAAGCGACAAGCTCGGAGAAAAAGATGTTCCTCTCACGTTGGCACTTGTTATCGATAAAAGTGAGAGCATGTCTTCAGAAGTACAGGGGACCAACAAGCTGGACATCGTCAAAAATGCCGCTTTCCGTCTACTCGATGAGCTCAGGGCCAATGATCGCATGACACTGATTTCATTCAATGACATGCCGGCTGAAGAGACGGCGCTGATTTCTGATAAGAAAAAAATCAGCACCGCTATTCTTTTCCAGAGCGTGGAGGGTGGATATACCGCTCTTCTGGATTCCATTTACTTTGCCATGGATAAACTCAAAGGCCAGCAGGGTAGAAAAATCATTGTTGTTTTTTCGGACGGGGAAGACACTTCGAGCAAACTCAGATTGGATGAGGTGATTTCCAATCTTGTGGCTTCCGATGTTACTGTTCTCGCATTTGGCACGATGTCTCTCGGCAATAACCCGCTGAGGGGACGGTACATCCTGGAGAAACTTGCGGAAGCCAGTGGTGGTTATGCATTTTTTCCAACAAGTCTACGCTCACTGAATGATGTGATGGAAAAGTTGCGAGCAGGAATGCGCAGTCAATATTCACTCGGCTACAAACCCATGACCAGGAGAAACGTTGTGGCGTGGCGTGAAATCGACATCACATGCAAGCGTCCCGGCGTGAAGTTGCGCTACCGCAAAGGCTACAATGCAAGCTAGCTAGCATAGCTCTTAACGCAGAGGCGCAGAGAACGCAAAGAAAAAAATAATAAAATAAAATCTCTCTGCGGTCTCTGCGTGCTCTGCGGCTCTGCGTTAAAATTCCTACTTCTTCCTCGCGGCGCGTTCAAGGACGCGGATTTCCCGGCGCTTTCCTGCTTGTTCAAAACGTCGCTTTTCCTCACCCGTTTCAGGAAGAATCGGAGGAATCTGCACTGGCTTACCGGTTTTATCAATCGAAACGTATGTCAGATAGGCGCTTGCCGTGTGGCGATGCTCGCCGGTTAGGGGGTTTTCAGCCGTTACTTTGACTCCCACTTCGAGGGAGGTCCGAGCCACGAAATTTACAGAGGCCTGAAAAATGAGGATTTCTCCGACGTAGGCGGGACTCAAGAAATCCAACTTGTCCATCGAAGCCGTCACAACACTGTTTCGACAATGGCGCATTGCGGAAACAGACCCGATAATATCAATGAGTTGCATGACTCTGCCCCCAAAGACATTTCCATGCGGATTGGCGTCGTTGGGAAAAACGATTTCGATTGCTTCTACCTGCGAGTTCTTAACTGTTTTGATGGACTCTTCCATGAAAATCCTCCGTCGGAGATGTTTTGCAGTATGACAAACTCCATATTATATTTAGAGTCGATATGACAACACAAAACAGGAACCAGCAGAAGCCAAAACAGCCGGAAAGCCGGTTCCAGCAGATTTTCCGGAATTCGTTCTTTCCTGGAATTTTCATTCTCATCATCCTTTATCTCCTTTTTACAGGGATAAATCCTCCCGGCAATGAAATCTCGTACGCCCATTTCAAGAACTCAGTAAAAGAAGGGCGTGTCAAGTCTGCAATCATCTCCAAGAACACCATCGAAGGAGATTTGATCGACTCAACGGGCAAGAAGGTTCGATACACTACGGTCGTGATCGAGGATCCCCAATTGATAGGCCTGCTTGAATCGAAGGGAGTTGATTACCGCGGTGAATATCGAAATTCGGGTTTAATGCAATTTCTGTTCACATGGATTCCGCTTTTCATACTTCTGATTCTTTTCTGGGGATACATTTTCCGGCGGCTGGGCGGAGCCAGTGAACAGGTAATTTCGTTTGGAAAGAACCGGGCAAAAATGTATACGGAGACCGAAGAGAAAATCACGTTTAATGAAGTCGCCGGAGTGGATGAAGCAAAAGTTGAGATGATGGAGCTTGTGGAATTCCTGAAGAATCCCGGCAAATTCCAGAGACTTGGCGGCAAGCTCCCGAAAGGTGTTCTGCTCGTAGGACCTCCCGGAACGGGAAAGACGCTACTTGCGCGAGCGACTGCCGGAGAAGCAAATGTGCCCTTTTTGAGCTTAAGCGGTTCCGATTTCGTGGAAATGTTTGTTGGTGTTGGCGCGGCTCGAGTGCGTGATTTGTTTGATCGCGCGCAAAAGAAAGCGCCCTGCATCATTTTCATCGATGAAATTGATGCGATCGGACGCCATCGTGGAGCGGGTGGAATGATTGGCGCTCACGATGAGCGGGAACAGACATTGAATCAGTTGTTGTCCGAAATGGACGGTTTCGATGCGCGAAAAGGTGTAATTATTCTTGCAGCAACAAATAGACCGGATGTTCTGGATACTGCGTTGCTGCGTCCCGGACGTTTTGACCGCCAGATCGTGGTGGATGCTCCTGATTTGAAAGGACGACTCGCAATTCTGAGAGTGCACACTAAGAACTTGCGGCTCGCTCCGGACGTGGATTTGGATATTATTGCGCAACGGACTCCGGGGTTCGTCGGCGCAGATCTGGCCAACATCTGCAACGAAGCCGCTTTGCTCGCCGCTCGCCGGAATAAAGATGCCATTGAAACCATTGATCTGGAGGACGCCATCGACAGGGTGCTTGCCGGACCGGAGAAAAGGAGTCGTCTGATCAACGTGCGGGAAAAAAGAATTGTTGCCGTTCATGAATCCGGTCACGCTCTGATAGCGCTTCTTTTGCCAAACACCGATCCCGTGACACGCGTCTCTATTATCCCCAGAGGTTTTGCGGCGCTCGGTTACACATTGCAGACACCGAAAGAAGACAAGTATTTGATCACCAAAACAGAGATTCTCAGTCGTATCAAAGTGATGCTGGGTGGCCGCGCAGCAGAAGACCTCATTTTTCATGAAGCTTCAACGGGCGCGCAAAATGATCTCCAAAAAGCAACTGAGTTTGCGCGCAGTATGATCATTGAATATGGCATGTCCGAACGACTGGGATTGATCAGTATTCCCGACTCAGATGGCGGACCCTACCTGCAAAAGAGATTTTACGGCGGTCCTTCCGTTTCCAGCGAAACTGGAAGAGAAATTGAGCTGGAGATAAAAGCAATTCTGGATCGTCTTTACCGCGATACGATCGAATTGCTCCGGCAGAATAAGAGAAAGCTTGAAGATCTGGCGGAAGCCCTGTTAGAAAAAGAAACTTTAGAAAAACAGGAGCTGAACCGGATTATTGCCAAACTGGAGCTGCCGGTTCCAAACGTGGCCGTAGTTTAAACAGGCCTACTTTTTGAAAAGCGCATCAAAAGCTTTTCGCGCGTCTTGAGGAGTAGAATTCGCTTCAAACGTGCGTTCCACGAACACTGCAGGGCCAAAAAATGTGCAGCGGTTGCGCGCATCTTTGGGTGAAACGCGAGCGCTGATCGGCTTGGAACATTCCCACCGCGCGCTCGTTTTGAAGAATGAACAATTCGTGCAGGTGTGAAGATCCGCCCCGCAATTTTCACATGTGGATTCAAATTCCACCACGTCAGCGACAACTGACCTGACCTTCCCACACCGTGCGCAGCGAATGCCGGATCGCGCCGTTCCTCCATCACGCATGCCGTAACGTTTCATTCCGGAATGCTTGGATGAAGGCCTTTGCTGGCGATCCTTTCGAGGCTCCTCTTTGTATTCTTCCATGTAACCGCGTTGCTTATACTTCCTTTCGTCCATTTCGCTTCCTATGGAGTTTTCTTAACCAGTAAAATCTTTACTTTTTTGAATCTATATAGAGGTGGTCGAACCGGTTTACTACAATAGTAGTAGAATCGGCCGCGCCGGTCAAGCCATATTAATGTTCAAGGGTTCAAGAGGTTCAACACTTTCAACACTTTTGTAATACAATACCATCAAATCCGGGAGAGAGGGGTAGATGCAAAGAAAACCCAGGATACTGATTCTGGATGATGATCCATCTTTGACAGACCTTCTTTCCGAGATCATGAAAGAGGAAGGCTATGAAGTCATGGCCTCCAACTCACCGAAAGACGTTCTTTTTCTTGCCAGACAGTTTTTACCCGACGTTCTTTTGCTGGACATCATGATGCCGGAACTGGATGGATTCGATGTTTGCGAGTTCTTCAAGCGGGATGCCCATCTGAAATTTACTCGAATCATTGTCCTGACCGCGCGCGATGACCGCGAATGCCGGGTTCGGTGTTACAAAGCGGGAGCCGATTTGTTCCTTTCTAAACCATTCGAAGTGGATGAGCTCCGGCAGATTGTCTCCAATCATGCGGAGTCCAAGCTGGCGCGTGAACGCATACTTCAAGAGCTTCAAAATCTCACTTTGATGGACCGCGTTACCAATTCCTATAACCGGCACTACATGGAAAAACGAGTCTCGGAAGAGCTGAAACGGATGCAGCGTTTCAGACGCCCCATTGGGCTGATTCTTGTTCATCTGGATAATTTCAAGTCGATTAACGTGCACTACGGCTACTCCTTTGGAAACGAAGTATTGAAAGATGTATGCGAAGCAATGCGTCAGGAGCTTCGCGAATTCGATTTACTCGCGCGCTACAACGAAGATTCTTTTTTGATTCTGCTTCCGGAAACCTCTGAACAGGGCACCAAAGCAGTTGCTTCACGGGTGCGCGAAGTTATTGTCTCACTGGTTTTCTTGAAA is a genomic window containing:
- a CDS encoding VWA domain-containing protein: MKRVLFIPVFIFCTVISWSQQVQETVRVDLVNVYLSATDSKGHFITDLKPDELILKENGTAQSITHFSNFANEQSDKLGEKDVPLTLALVIDKSESMSSEVQGTNKLDIVKNAAFRLLDELRANDRMTLISFNDMPAEETALISDKKKISTAILFQSVEGGYTALLDSIYFAMDKLKGQQGRKIIVVFSDGEDTSSKLRLDEVISNLVASDVTVLAFGTMSLGNNPLRGRYILEKLAEASGGYAFFPTSLRSLNDVMEKLRAGMRSQYSLGYKPMTRRNVVAWREIDITCKRPGVKLRYRKGYNAS
- a CDS encoding acyl-CoA thioesterase; this encodes MEESIKTVKNSQVEAIEIVFPNDANPHGNVFGGRVMQLIDIIGSVSAMRHCRNSVVTASMDKLDFLSPAYVGEILIFQASVNFVARTSLEVGVKVTAENPLTGEHRHTASAYLTYVSIDKTGKPVQIPPILPETGEEKRRFEQAGKRREIRVLERAARKK
- the ftsH gene encoding ATP-dependent zinc metalloprotease FtsH translates to MTTQNRNQQKPKQPESRFQQIFRNSFFPGIFILIILYLLFTGINPPGNEISYAHFKNSVKEGRVKSAIISKNTIEGDLIDSTGKKVRYTTVVIEDPQLIGLLESKGVDYRGEYRNSGLMQFLFTWIPLFILLILFWGYIFRRLGGASEQVISFGKNRAKMYTETEEKITFNEVAGVDEAKVEMMELVEFLKNPGKFQRLGGKLPKGVLLVGPPGTGKTLLARATAGEANVPFLSLSGSDFVEMFVGVGAARVRDLFDRAQKKAPCIIFIDEIDAIGRHRGAGGMIGAHDEREQTLNQLLSEMDGFDARKGVIILAATNRPDVLDTALLRPGRFDRQIVVDAPDLKGRLAILRVHTKNLRLAPDVDLDIIAQRTPGFVGADLANICNEAALLAARRNKDAIETIDLEDAIDRVLAGPEKRSRLINVREKRIVAVHESGHALIALLLPNTDPVTRVSIIPRGFAALGYTLQTPKEDKYLITKTEILSRIKVMLGGRAAEDLIFHEASTGAQNDLQKATEFARSMIIEYGMSERLGLISIPDSDGGPYLQKRFYGGPSVSSETGREIELEIKAILDRLYRDTIELLRQNKRKLEDLAEALLEKETLEKQELNRIIAKLELPVPNVAVV
- a CDS encoding tetratricopeptide repeat protein is translated as MSKDNLIFALAGMVIGVILGVLIANSNGPRQVVSAPGPQEMTTSSNQSTAPQEQGQLPDGHPPIDESALKSRIAEQQEILKKDPNNQEATVSIANLNFDLKNYYEAIQWYEKALVRDPSNIDLITDLGTSHMWMGEYQKAIDLYNKSLSINPKHLQSLMNLGIARMSLGDRAGAAEMWEKVITFYPNHPEVPMLKQAITKLRTEKS
- a CDS encoding diguanylate cyclase, with product MQRKPRILILDDDPSLTDLLSEIMKEEGYEVMASNSPKDVLFLARQFLPDVLLLDIMMPELDGFDVCEFFKRDAHLKFTRIIVLTARDDRECRVRCYKAGADLFLSKPFEVDELRQIVSNHAESKLARERILQELQNLTLMDRVTNSYNRHYMEKRVSEELKRMQRFRRPIGLILVHLDNFKSINVHYGYSFGNEVLKDVCEAMRQELREFDLLARYNEDSFLILLPETSEQGTKAVASRVREVIVSLVFLKKRKLTLQPAVYSMSFEKGTKPEDVIEELDQRLNELPDAKKS